One stretch of Meiothermus sp. QL-1 DNA includes these proteins:
- the ruvA gene encoding Holliday junction branch migration protein RuvA, translated as MVRYLKGTVLKKGPSSVVLLVGGVGLEVGCPAPALAGLAEGQEAAFYTRLVVREDELALYGFPDEQSLELFELLLSVSGVGPRVALSLLSAQSPALLARALAEGDLRLLTAAPGVGRKLAERMALELKGRIPPHLLGEGKGLVRTPQAEEAELALLTLGFREGQVRSVVAELARKNPGASTQELIKLALKALR; from the coding sequence GTGGTGCGCTACCTCAAGGGTACGGTGCTGAAAAAAGGCCCCAGCAGCGTGGTGCTGCTGGTGGGGGGGGTGGGGCTCGAGGTGGGTTGTCCAGCCCCCGCCCTGGCCGGGTTGGCCGAGGGCCAGGAGGCGGCTTTTTACACCCGGCTGGTGGTGCGCGAGGATGAGCTGGCCCTGTACGGCTTCCCGGACGAGCAAAGCCTGGAGCTTTTCGAGCTTTTGCTCTCGGTCTCGGGGGTGGGCCCCCGGGTGGCGTTGAGCCTGCTCTCGGCCCAGAGCCCGGCCTTGCTGGCCCGGGCCCTGGCCGAGGGCGACCTGCGCCTCCTTACAGCCGCCCCGGGGGTGGGTCGGAAGCTCGCCGAGCGGATGGCCCTGGAGCTCAAGGGAAGGATCCCGCCCCATCTGCTCGGCGAAGGCAAGGGACTGGTGCGCACCCCCCAGGCCGAGGAGGCCGAGCTGGCCCTTTTGACGCTGGGTTTCCGGGAGGGCCAGGTGCGCAGCGTGGTGGCGGAGCTGGCCCGGAAGAACCCCGGGGCCAGCACCCAGGAGCTCATCAAGCTGGCCCTAAAGGCCCTGCGCTAG
- a CDS encoding enoyl-CoA hydratase-related protein: MLLRELQDGILTLTLNRPEAINALTTELLRELARAFAKEATAPEVRVVVLRGAGRGFCSGQDLREFEGQRISYKGHLRNYQGVVEGIASLEKPVVAAIHGAAAGAGLSLALACDLRVAASDAFFTTGFSRIGLIPDAGMNYYLPRLVGYARAFELAALSPRLGAEEARALGLVNRVVPAESFAEEVARLAQELAQGPTKTYGLIKRALRRSASATLEEMLEYEALLQEVAGRTEDHQEGVQAFYEKRPPRFQGR; this comes from the coding sequence GTGCTTTTGCGCGAGCTGCAGGACGGCATTCTGACCCTTACCCTGAACCGGCCCGAGGCCATCAACGCCCTCACCACCGAGCTGCTGCGGGAGCTGGCCAGAGCCTTTGCCAAGGAGGCGACGGCCCCGGAGGTGCGGGTGGTGGTGCTGCGCGGGGCAGGCCGGGGGTTCTGCTCGGGGCAGGACCTGCGCGAGTTCGAGGGGCAGCGCATCTCCTACAAAGGCCATCTGCGCAACTACCAGGGGGTGGTGGAGGGCATCGCCAGCCTGGAGAAGCCGGTGGTGGCAGCCATCCACGGGGCAGCGGCGGGGGCAGGGCTCTCGCTGGCCCTGGCCTGCGATCTGCGGGTGGCCGCCTCGGACGCCTTCTTCACCACCGGCTTTAGCCGGATAGGCCTGATTCCCGATGCGGGTATGAACTACTACCTGCCCCGGCTGGTGGGCTATGCCCGGGCCTTTGAGCTGGCGGCCCTCTCGCCCCGGCTGGGGGCCGAGGAGGCCAGGGCCTTGGGCCTGGTCAACCGGGTGGTGCCGGCGGAGTCCTTCGCAGAAGAGGTGGCCCGGCTGGCCCAGGAGCTGGCCCAGGGCCCCACCAAGACCTATGGCCTCATCAAGCGGGCCCTGCGCCGGAGCGCCAGCGCCACCCTGGAGGAGATGCTGGAGTACGAGGCTTTGCTCCAGGAGGTGGCGGGGCGCACCGAGGACCACCAGGAGGGGGTCCAGGCCTTCTACGAAAAGCGCCCCCCGCGCTTTCAGGGCCGCTAG
- a CDS encoding zinc metallopeptidase, translated as MTTITFFLMIAVFVATLFIQFWLQRTYARYSRVANSRGATGEQVARAILDAYGLHHVKVEMVPGALTDHYDPIAKAVRLSEPNFHSPSAAALAVAAHEVGHAIQDAKSYAWLRVRHSILPIANIGSMFGPWIFLAGMLLQATGLMSIGLWLFAAAALFQLITLPIEFDASNRALNILKKMNLLDRSEMDGARAVLTAAALTYVAALANSVATLLHYAAIMMSNRE; from the coding sequence ATGACGACGATTACTTTCTTTCTAATGATTGCGGTCTTCGTGGCGACGCTGTTCATCCAGTTCTGGTTGCAGCGCACCTACGCCCGCTACAGCCGGGTGGCCAACAGCCGAGGGGCCACCGGGGAGCAGGTGGCCCGGGCCATTCTGGACGCTTATGGCCTGCACCACGTCAAGGTGGAGATGGTGCCGGGGGCCCTGACCGACCACTACGACCCCATCGCCAAGGCGGTTCGTCTGTCTGAGCCCAACTTCCACTCCCCCTCGGCGGCCGCGCTGGCGGTGGCGGCCCACGAGGTGGGCCATGCCATCCAGGATGCCAAGAGCTATGCCTGGCTGCGGGTGCGCCACAGCATCCTGCCCATCGCCAACATCGGCAGCATGTTCGGCCCTTGGATCTTCCTGGCGGGAATGCTACTGCAGGCCACCGGTCTCATGAGCATTGGCCTCTGGCTCTTTGCTGCGGCGGCTCTGTTCCAGCTCATCACCCTGCCTATTGAGTTCGACGCCTCCAACCGGGCCCTGAACATCCTCAAGAAGATGAACCTGCTGGACCGCAGCGAGATGGACGGGGCCCGCGCGGTGCTGACCGCGGCAGCCCTGACCTATGTGGCGGCGCTGGCCAACTCGGTGGCCACCCTGCTCCACTACGCCGCCATCATGATGTCCAACCGCGAGTAG
- a CDS encoding type II toxin-antitoxin system RatA family toxin, whose product MPEVRAELFIPKPPAEVYRAARDLAGLKPYLKDVETLEVIEDQGTTSRTRFVAVAMGKKVRWIEEERWFDAELRNEFESTEGDFDLYRGTWSFLPEGEGTRAVLWLEYQLNLPIFGGLLQKLVHKLMQENVEGLLAGLKARCLAA is encoded by the coding sequence ATGCCGGAGGTTCGCGCCGAGCTTTTCATCCCCAAACCCCCTGCCGAGGTCTACCGGGCCGCCCGCGACCTGGCTGGGCTCAAGCCCTACCTGAAGGACGTGGAGACCCTGGAGGTGATCGAGGACCAAGGCACCACCTCCCGCACCCGCTTTGTGGCGGTGGCCATGGGCAAAAAGGTGCGCTGGATTGAGGAGGAGCGCTGGTTCGACGCCGAACTGCGCAACGAGTTCGAGAGCACCGAGGGGGACTTCGACCTCTACCGCGGCACCTGGAGCTTCCTGCCCGAGGGCGAGGGCACCCGGGCGGTGCTGTGGCTCGAGTACCAGCTCAACCTGCCCATCTTCGGGGGGCTGCTGCAAAAACTGGTGCACAAGCTCATGCAGGAAAACGTGGAGGGCCTCCTGGCCGGGCTCAAGGCGCGCTGCTTGGCGGCTTAG
- a CDS encoding protoglobin domain-containing protein: protein MEVEALLEKLLARTGLREPHVAMLRRLEPLMSPLAPEVALAFYDYLGRDPEMHQILWGTPGRVERLYRTFAAWYRDIFSGNYDTAYAKRRFRIGLVHAHVGVRPEHVLPAAGIVQELTLEHLRQALRGSEVFLAIESFEKIMAVEMALMEESYLWALVEGLKHTQEVREAARLGARILLEAP from the coding sequence GTGGAGGTTGAGGCCCTGCTAGAAAAGCTCCTGGCCCGCACGGGTCTGCGCGAGCCGCATGTGGCCATGCTGCGGCGGCTCGAGCCCCTCATGTCCCCCCTGGCGCCCGAGGTCGCCCTGGCCTTCTACGACTACCTGGGGCGCGACCCCGAGATGCACCAGATCCTCTGGGGCACCCCGGGCCGGGTAGAGCGGCTTTACCGCACCTTCGCCGCCTGGTACCGCGACATCTTCTCCGGAAACTACGACACCGCCTACGCCAAGCGGCGCTTTCGCATCGGCCTGGTGCATGCCCACGTGGGGGTGCGGCCCGAGCATGTGCTTCCTGCGGCAGGCATTGTGCAGGAGCTGACCCTCGAGCACCTGCGGCAGGCCCTGCGCGGCAGCGAGGTCTTTTTGGCCATCGAGTCCTTCGAGAAGATTATGGCCGTGGAGATGGCCCTGATGGAGGAGAGCTACCTCTGGGCCCTGGTGGAGGGGCTCAAGCACACCCAGGAGGTGCGGGAAGCCGCGCGGCTGGGGGCCCGCATCCTGCTGGAGGCCCCATAG
- a CDS encoding stage V sporulation protein S: METLRVSGKSRPNSVAGAIAALLRSQSEVEVQAIGPEAVNQAVKAIAIARGYIAPDNLDLIVKPAFVKLELENEERTALRFTVRSQPLQP, encoded by the coding sequence GTGGAAACGCTGCGCGTATCCGGCAAGTCACGTCCCAACTCCGTTGCAGGTGCCATCGCCGCTCTGCTGCGTTCCCAAAGCGAGGTCGAGGTGCAGGCCATCGGCCCCGAGGCGGTAAACCAGGCGGTCAAGGCCATCGCCATCGCTCGGGGCTACATCGCCCCCGACAACCTGGACTTGATTGTGAAGCCTGCTTTTGTGAAGCTCGAGCTGGAAAACGAGGAGCGCACCGCTCTTCGCTTCACCGTGCGGAGCCAGCCGCTGCAGCCCTAG
- a CDS encoding HAD family hydrolase yields MVRAILFDLDETLILDHPVSHHALRSCALYASSWYSLDTDRLVQAAEEAALRLWQTSPVYAYTQRIGHSAGEGLWARYTVQTHPALKTLHDWAPGFRVAVWQEALADQGIHDEALCEALACRYLGARRLFPRYPEVDALLKALRGYRLGLVTNGVPDLQREKLEGALLEQYFEVVAVSGELDMGKPERGIFEWACQGLGVEPAECVMVGDNPERDVAGAIQAGMRSVWVKRGFKPRDPRYRADLEVKSLLELLPWLAQGL; encoded by the coding sequence GTGGTACGGGCCATCCTCTTCGACCTGGACGAGACCCTGATCCTCGACCACCCCGTCTCGCACCACGCTCTGCGAAGCTGTGCCCTATACGCAAGCTCCTGGTACAGCCTGGACACCGACCGGCTGGTGCAGGCCGCCGAAGAGGCCGCTCTCCGGCTCTGGCAGACCTCCCCGGTCTACGCCTACACCCAGCGCATCGGCCACAGCGCGGGAGAGGGGCTCTGGGCCCGCTACACGGTGCAGACCCACCCCGCCCTCAAAACCCTCCACGACTGGGCCCCCGGCTTCCGGGTGGCGGTGTGGCAGGAGGCCCTGGCGGACCAGGGCATCCACGATGAGGCGCTGTGCGAGGCCCTGGCCTGCCGCTACCTGGGGGCACGCCGGCTATTTCCCCGCTATCCCGAGGTGGACGCACTGCTGAAGGCCCTTCGGGGCTACAGGCTGGGCTTGGTGACCAATGGGGTGCCGGATCTGCAGCGGGAGAAGCTGGAGGGCGCCCTGCTGGAGCAGTACTTCGAGGTGGTGGCGGTCTCGGGGGAGCTGGACATGGGCAAGCCCGAGCGGGGCATCTTCGAGTGGGCCTGTCAGGGGCTGGGGGTGGAGCCGGCCGAGTGCGTGATGGTGGGGGACAACCCCGAGCGGGATGTGGCCGGAGCGATACAGGCCGGGATGCGCTCGGTCTGGGTGAAGCGGGGCTTCAAGCCCCGGGACCCCCGCTACCGGGCCGACCTCGAGGTAAAAAGCCTGCTGGAGCTTTTGCCCTGGCTAGCGCAGGGCCTTTAG
- the cysS gene encoding cysteine--tRNA ligase: MPLHLYNTLTRRKEVFVPTTPGHVGIYVCGPTVYAEPHLGHARGPIVYDVLRRWLRRLGYKVRFVSNITDVGHLTDDADQGEDKIARRARLERLEPMEIAEKYMWSYFDEMQALNVLRPDIAPRASGHIPEQIELTLALLERGHAYVANGSVYFRVRSWPSFGKLSNRDIEEQEAGARVEVREEKEDPRDFALWKRAEPGHIMRWNSPWGMGFPGWHIECSAMSLKYLGDGFDIHAGGVDLQFPHHEAEIAQAEAAGHAFARYWLHHYHVLLNGQKMAKSTGHFVTLAELRARYEPMYIRLYLLSSHYRSVLDFTDAGLEAAKNGYLRLLNAYREVRRQLPSAPPGRHEGLEEALDNLEREFTQALNDDLNTPQALAAFFNFVTQLNKALLERPGRESLQRAEQAFAELGEGVLGLFPSRVLEARLEGALLQGLVELLLEVREEARKNRNFALADRIRARLGELGVVVEDTREGPKWRVEPPPAPTA; the protein is encoded by the coding sequence ATGCCGCTTCACCTGTACAACACCCTGACCCGCCGCAAAGAGGTCTTCGTGCCGACCACCCCGGGCCACGTGGGCATCTACGTCTGCGGCCCCACGGTCTACGCCGAGCCCCACCTGGGCCACGCCCGGGGGCCCATCGTCTACGACGTGCTAAGGCGCTGGCTGCGCCGGCTCGGCTACAAGGTGCGCTTCGTCTCCAATATCACCGACGTGGGCCACCTCACCGACGACGCCGACCAGGGCGAGGACAAAATCGCTCGCCGGGCGCGGCTCGAGCGGCTGGAGCCCATGGAGATAGCCGAGAAGTACATGTGGAGCTACTTCGACGAGATGCAGGCTCTGAACGTCCTGCGCCCGGACATCGCCCCCCGGGCCAGCGGCCACATCCCCGAGCAGATTGAGCTCACCCTGGCCCTGCTGGAGCGGGGCCACGCCTACGTGGCCAACGGCTCGGTCTACTTCCGGGTGCGCAGCTGGCCCAGCTTCGGCAAGCTCTCTAACCGCGACATCGAGGAACAGGAGGCCGGGGCCCGGGTAGAGGTGCGGGAGGAAAAGGAAGACCCGCGCGACTTCGCCCTGTGGAAGCGGGCCGAGCCTGGGCACATCATGCGCTGGAACTCGCCCTGGGGCATGGGCTTCCCGGGCTGGCACATCGAGTGCTCGGCCATGAGCCTCAAGTACCTGGGCGACGGCTTCGATATCCACGCGGGCGGCGTGGACCTGCAGTTCCCCCACCACGAGGCCGAAATCGCCCAGGCCGAGGCCGCCGGCCACGCCTTTGCCCGCTACTGGCTGCACCACTACCACGTGCTCCTGAACGGGCAGAAGATGGCCAAGAGCACCGGGCACTTCGTCACCCTGGCCGAACTCAGGGCCCGCTACGAACCCATGTACATCCGGCTCTACCTGCTCAGCAGCCACTACCGCAGCGTGCTGGACTTCACCGACGCGGGGCTGGAGGCCGCCAAGAACGGCTACCTGCGCCTTCTGAACGCCTACCGCGAGGTGCGCCGGCAACTGCCCTCGGCCCCACCCGGGCGGCATGAGGGCCTCGAAGAAGCCCTGGACAACCTGGAGCGGGAGTTCACCCAGGCCCTCAACGACGACCTCAACACCCCCCAGGCCCTCGCCGCTTTCTTCAACTTCGTGACCCAGCTCAACAAGGCCCTGCTCGAGCGCCCAGGCCGGGAGAGCCTACAGCGGGCCGAGCAGGCCTTCGCCGAACTTGGCGAGGGGGTGCTGGGGCTTTTCCCGTCCCGGGTGCTGGAAGCCCGGCTGGAAGGGGCCCTGCTGCAGGGGCTGGTCGAGCTTCTGCTGGAGGTGCGGGAGGAGGCCCGTAAGAACCGCAACTTTGCCCTGGCCGACCGGATCCGCGCTCGGCTGGGGGAGCTTGGGGTGGTGGTGGAGGACACCCGCGAGGGCCCCAAGTGGCGGGTGGAGCCCCCGCCCGCCCCCACAGCATAA
- a CDS encoding glutamate synthase-related protein, whose product MRFSQAYPGIPTGRDACGIIAIAEKSARPSHANVQRTLESLYKMAHRAGLIRGEGDGTGIQTDLPRELWAAYLYEAGLDSNLAQNPRFFVGHFFIPKSEGARVQELFDLFRVEGSKRGIKLLLERRGETNSSVLGPVGRRTEPLFYQVAGLSTDGDGPLWELGLLLEERFPVHVVSLSTATVVYKVRGSAEILKRYYPELSRAEYKSTLTLGHNRYSTNTLSTFEQVQPFGLLGHNGEINTIERLRREGRFLGIPLTGGSDSQDLNRILEGLLYRFGLSLPEAIDLVFPPVLGEIKNYSPALQDLYMNLRQRFGPLAQGPAALVTRHRDEAVFGTDAMGLRPLWFVETESEYVFSSERGVFTVEEFVAEPRPFAPGEKMYLRLTPEGARLYPFDRHQRQVLERILTKTQNLEGYRVHLAGPRYAAPPPLAGGAETQVEEKPAPPSLGLERAYGFDRWDGSYLEALAESGNEPIGSLGYDGPLAALNPEKPNLSEFLKETVAVVTNPAIDREREIEHFSTRTILGRRPMPDGRGAGHVEELVVPLLLEETSPAVAAIAQGQGTLTYEEALRRFRHAVLLSQFSVEEGIAAGLKRLKEAAVEAVRAGAELLVLSDRGAFEGGVWLDIYLALAAVGQALEEARDEEGISLRRRTSILVHSGGVRNLHDVAVCLGLGADAVAPWLMQQKAQAAKGILGLQNLLEGLKKGLEKVISTMGIHEVRGYGRIFSAIGLKPELAQALGVRNFLGSDKAGYGLLELERTALERLNLLNAEKVPPAKDFRFNSRIFKAALEVATGQSPYAHFQEKVRGLEQESPVAARQLLGIRLAEKSPVSPEEVDLSVGGHSLPFVITAMSFGSQGEASFRAYVEAAKKLNMVCINGEGGEIPDMLGKYTHWRGQQVASGRFGAHAYMLNSASFIEIKIGQGAKPGEGGHLPGKKVTAKVAAARNAVPGVDLISPSNNHDLYSIEDLAQLIEELKTVNPAAKVSVKVPVIPGIGTIAVGIAKAGADVIALSGFEGGTGAARWHALKYAGLPVEIGVRRAHRALVRAGLRDKVELWADGGLKTAYDVLRMVLLGADRVGMATMAMVAIGCTICRQCQTDTCHVGIATQIETVEQAQAHGLKRFVPQELERATEQLVTFFKAKGEELRRLVAALGAQSLRELVGRSDLLVQEGHTEDLDLSYFFEPVAAPDWLRERAAHILRKPLNQLTRSITEVVTAAYAAGERELVFQEGPVGSTDRALGTHLAGEIARRRLYGKGWDARVELRFDAGSVAGNGIAAFNVEGLDIVVEGGAQDGIAKNAFGGRVAILKGRNPYGQYVDGSVGKSFAYGAIGGLLIVEGQADSRFCIRLSGADVVLGGEPDRPVQDELGNIAARAQAKGFAFEYMTRGRAVVLGDPGPWICSGMTGGRVYLRYWPEMGLTEEAMQRRLAKGARVVIQKLDERGVADVRELMSAYLDALRAAEREEKAERLLRLLADPAAHFRMVVPVNQQVAQEVSTE is encoded by the coding sequence GTGAGATTTAGCCAAGCCTACCCTGGTATACCAACAGGACGCGACGCCTGCGGCATCATCGCCATTGCCGAAAAGAGCGCTCGCCCGAGCCACGCCAACGTGCAGCGCACTTTGGAGAGCCTCTACAAGATGGCGCACCGGGCCGGTCTCATCCGGGGGGAAGGCGACGGTACTGGCATCCAAACCGACCTCCCGCGTGAGCTATGGGCCGCCTACCTCTACGAGGCCGGCCTAGACAGCAACCTCGCCCAAAACCCCCGCTTCTTCGTGGGGCACTTTTTCATCCCCAAAAGCGAGGGGGCGCGGGTCCAGGAGCTCTTCGACCTCTTCCGGGTAGAGGGCTCCAAGCGAGGCATCAAGCTCCTCCTGGAGCGGCGGGGCGAGACCAACAGCAGCGTGCTGGGGCCGGTGGGCAGGCGCACCGAGCCCCTCTTCTACCAGGTGGCCGGTCTCTCCACCGATGGCGACGGTCCTCTTTGGGAGCTGGGCCTCCTTTTGGAGGAACGCTTCCCGGTGCACGTGGTCTCCCTCTCCACCGCCACCGTGGTCTACAAGGTGCGGGGTTCGGCGGAAATCCTGAAGCGCTACTACCCCGAGCTCTCCCGCGCCGAGTACAAATCCACCCTCACCTTGGGCCACAACCGCTACTCCACCAACACCCTCTCCACCTTCGAGCAGGTGCAGCCCTTCGGGCTGCTGGGTCACAACGGCGAGATCAACACCATCGAGCGCCTGCGGCGCGAGGGGCGGTTTTTGGGCATCCCCCTTACCGGGGGCTCCGACTCGCAGGACCTCAACCGCATCCTGGAGGGGCTGCTCTACCGCTTTGGCCTCTCGCTGCCGGAGGCCATAGATCTGGTCTTCCCTCCGGTCCTGGGCGAGATCAAGAACTACTCCCCCGCTCTGCAGGACCTCTACATGAACCTGCGCCAGCGCTTCGGGCCCTTAGCCCAGGGACCTGCTGCTTTGGTCACCCGCCACCGCGACGAGGCGGTCTTCGGTACCGATGCCATGGGGCTCAGACCGCTGTGGTTCGTGGAAACCGAAAGCGAGTACGTCTTCAGCTCCGAGCGGGGGGTTTTCACGGTGGAGGAGTTCGTGGCCGAACCGCGCCCCTTTGCCCCAGGAGAGAAGATGTACCTGCGGCTCACGCCGGAAGGGGCCCGGCTGTATCCCTTTGACCGCCATCAGCGGCAGGTGCTGGAGCGCATCCTGACCAAGACCCAGAACCTGGAGGGCTATCGGGTCCACCTGGCTGGTCCCCGCTACGCCGCCCCACCCCCCCTGGCCGGAGGGGCCGAGACCCAGGTGGAGGAAAAGCCTGCCCCCCCCTCGCTCGGGCTCGAGCGGGCCTACGGCTTCGACCGCTGGGATGGAAGCTACCTGGAGGCCCTGGCCGAGTCGGGCAACGAGCCCATCGGCTCGCTGGGCTACGACGGGCCCCTGGCAGCCCTGAACCCCGAAAAACCCAACCTCTCGGAGTTTCTCAAGGAGACCGTGGCCGTGGTGACCAACCCGGCCATCGACCGGGAGCGCGAGATAGAGCACTTCTCCACCCGTACCATCCTGGGCCGGCGGCCCATGCCGGATGGGCGGGGGGCGGGGCACGTGGAGGAGCTGGTGGTGCCCCTCCTGCTGGAGGAGACCAGCCCGGCCGTGGCCGCGATCGCCCAGGGCCAGGGCACCCTGACCTACGAGGAGGCTTTGCGCCGCTTCCGCCACGCAGTGCTTCTGTCGCAGTTCTCGGTGGAGGAGGGAATTGCCGCCGGGCTCAAGCGCTTGAAGGAAGCTGCGGTGGAGGCCGTGCGGGCCGGGGCTGAGCTTCTGGTGCTTTCGGACCGGGGCGCGTTTGAGGGAGGGGTCTGGCTCGACATCTACCTGGCCCTGGCGGCTGTTGGACAGGCGCTGGAAGAGGCCCGCGACGAAGAGGGCATCTCGCTGCGCCGTCGCACCTCCATCCTGGTCCACTCCGGAGGGGTGCGCAACCTGCACGACGTGGCGGTCTGCCTGGGCCTGGGGGCCGACGCGGTAGCCCCCTGGCTGATGCAGCAGAAGGCCCAGGCAGCCAAGGGCATCCTGGGGCTGCAAAACCTGCTCGAGGGCCTCAAAAAGGGCCTGGAGAAGGTGATATCCACCATGGGCATCCACGAGGTGCGCGGCTACGGGCGCATCTTCAGCGCCATCGGGCTCAAACCGGAGCTGGCCCAGGCCCTGGGGGTGCGCAACTTCCTGGGCTCGGACAAGGCCGGGTATGGCCTATTGGAGCTCGAGCGCACCGCCTTGGAGCGTTTGAACCTGCTCAACGCCGAAAAGGTGCCCCCAGCCAAGGACTTCCGCTTCAACTCCCGCATCTTCAAGGCTGCGCTGGAGGTGGCCACCGGCCAATCCCCCTACGCCCACTTCCAGGAGAAGGTGCGGGGGCTCGAGCAGGAATCGCCGGTGGCCGCCCGGCAGCTCCTGGGCATCCGCCTGGCCGAGAAATCCCCGGTGAGCCCGGAAGAGGTGGACCTCTCCGTGGGCGGCCACTCTCTGCCCTTCGTAATCACCGCCATGAGCTTTGGCTCCCAGGGCGAGGCCAGCTTCCGGGCCTACGTAGAGGCAGCCAAGAAGCTCAACATGGTCTGCATTAACGGCGAGGGCGGGGAAATTCCCGACATGCTGGGCAAGTACACCCACTGGCGGGGCCAGCAAGTGGCCTCGGGTCGCTTTGGAGCCCACGCCTACATGCTCAACTCGGCCAGCTTCATCGAGATCAAGATCGGGCAGGGGGCCAAGCCAGGGGAAGGGGGGCACCTACCCGGCAAGAAGGTCACCGCCAAGGTGGCCGCGGCTCGCAACGCGGTGCCCGGGGTAGACCTGATCTCCCCCTCCAACAACCACGACCTCTACTCCATCGAGGACCTGGCCCAGCTCATCGAGGAGCTCAAGACCGTCAACCCCGCGGCCAAGGTCTCGGTCAAGGTGCCGGTAATCCCCGGCATCGGCACCATCGCGGTGGGCATCGCCAAAGCCGGGGCCGACGTGATCGCCCTCTCCGGCTTCGAAGGGGGCACCGGGGCGGCCCGCTGGCATGCGCTGAAGTACGCCGGTCTTCCGGTGGAAATCGGGGTGCGCCGGGCCCACCGGGCCCTGGTGCGGGCTGGCCTGCGCGACAAGGTGGAGCTCTGGGCCGACGGAGGGCTCAAGACGGCCTACGATGTGCTGCGCATGGTGCTTCTGGGGGCCGACCGGGTGGGCATGGCCACCATGGCCATGGTGGCCATCGGCTGCACCATCTGCCGCCAGTGCCAGACCGACACCTGCCACGTGGGCATTGCCACCCAGATTGAGACGGTAGAGCAGGCCCAGGCCCACGGCCTCAAGCGCTTCGTGCCGCAGGAGCTGGAGCGGGCCACCGAGCAGCTCGTGACCTTTTTCAAGGCCAAGGGAGAGGAGCTGAGGAGGCTGGTGGCCGCTCTGGGGGCCCAGAGCCTGCGCGAGCTGGTGGGGCGGAGCGACCTCCTGGTGCAAGAGGGGCACACCGAGGACCTGGACCTGAGCTACTTCTTCGAGCCCGTGGCCGCCCCCGACTGGCTGCGCGAGCGCGCCGCCCACATCCTGCGCAAACCCCTCAACCAGCTCACCCGCTCCATCACCGAGGTGGTCACCGCAGCCTATGCCGCCGGCGAGCGCGAGCTGGTGTTCCAGGAGGGCCCCGTGGGCTCCACTGACCGTGCGCTGGGCACCCATCTGGCCGGGGAGATCGCCCGCCGCCGACTCTACGGCAAGGGCTGGGACGCCCGGGTGGAGCTCCGCTTCGACGCCGGAAGCGTGGCCGGCAACGGGATCGCCGCCTTCAACGTAGAAGGGCTGGACATCGTGGTGGAAGGGGGCGCGCAGGACGGCATCGCCAAGAACGCCTTTGGCGGACGGGTGGCCATCCTCAAAGGGCGCAACCCCTACGGCCAGTACGTGGACGGCTCGGTGGGCAAGTCCTTCGCCTACGGGGCCATCGGCGGCCTGCTGATTGTGGAGGGGCAGGCCGACAGCCGCTTCTGCATCCGGCTTTCCGGGGCCGATGTGGTGCTGGGGGGTGAGCCCGACCGCCCGGTGCAGGACGAGCTGGGCAACATCGCCGCGCGGGCCCAAGCCAAGGGCTTCGCCTTTGAGTACATGACCCGGGGGCGGGCGGTGGTGCTGGGCGACCCCGGGCCCTGGATCTGCTCGGGCATGACCGGTGGCCGGGTCTACCTGCGCTACTGGCCGGAGATGGGCCTCACCGAGGAGGCCATGCAGCGGCGGCTGGCCAAGGGGGCCCGGGTGGTCATCCAGAAGCTGGACGAGCGGGGTGTGGCCGACGTGCGCGAGCTGATGAGCGCTTACCTGGACGCCCTGCGCGCGGCCGAGCGGGAGGAGAAGGCCGAGCGGCTGCTCCGCCTCCTGGCCGACCCCGCGGCCCACTTCCGCATGGTGGTGCCGGTGAACCAGCAGGTGGCCCAGGAGGTGAGCACCGAGTAG